The following coding sequences lie in one Dunckerocampus dactyliophorus isolate RoL2022-P2 chromosome 4, RoL_Ddac_1.1, whole genome shotgun sequence genomic window:
- the cmklr1 gene encoding chemokine-like receptor 1: MDDLFYDYSSNYSYEESLMPHEEPVFQHKSTCTGDVLCVSLLVITSLIFVLGFCGNAVVIWISGFKMKKTVNTTWYLSLAISDFVFCTFLPFIITNMAMERWIFGLFLCKFASSVLFLNMFSSIFLLVIISADRCVSVVFPVWAQNHRTVRKASVVVILAWVLAIALSLPSAVFRDVQNQMGRSICYNNYTLHQHSHRIIVGSRFLVGFVVPFAIISICYLVIIFKLRTNRMTKSSKPFKVMTALIVTFFVCWLPYHVFILLELNHQSYNHSLLTAGLQAGTCLAAANSFLNPVLYVFMGNDFQQRFKTSLLSKMENAMGDEGRTTSRYLSRSSSVDVGRASTHI, translated from the coding sequence ATGGATGATTTGTTTTATGATTATTCCAGCAACTACAGCTATGAGGAAAGCCTCATGCCACATGAAGAACCTGTTTTTCAACACAAATCCACATGTACTGGCGATGTCCTTTGTGTGTCTCTGCTCGTGATCACCTCACTCATTTTTGTGCTGGGCTTCTGTGGAAATGCTGTGGTCATCTGGATCTCTGGCTTCAAGATGAAGAAGACAGTCAACACAACATGGTACCTGAGCCTGGCCATCTCCGACTTTGTCTTCTGTACTTTTCTGCCCTTCATCATCACCAACATGGCCATGGAGAGGTGGATCTTCGGACTCTTCCTGTGCAAGTTTGCCTCGTCTGTGTTGTTTCTCAACATGTTCAGCAGCATATTCCTCCTGGTCATCATCAGTGCCGACCGCTGCGTGTCTGTCGTATTTCCCGTCTGGGCTCAGAATCACCGCACGGTGCGAAAGGCATCTGTTGTTGTGATCCTGGCATGGGTTCTCGCCATAGCGCTGAGCCTTCCCTCCGCGGTCTTCCGTGACGTTCAGAATCAAATGGGTCGAAGCATTTGCTACAACAACTACACATTACATCAGCACAGTCACAGGATAATCGTAGGCAGCCGCTTCCTGGTGGGCTTTGTTGTGCCTTTTGCTATCATCAGTATCTGCTACTTGGTGATCATTTTCAAACTTCGCACCAACAGAATGACTAAATCCTCTAAACCCTTCAAAGTCATGACAGCGCTCATTGTGACTTTCTTCGTCTGTTGGCTGCCCTACCACGTGTTTATCCTTCTCGAGCTAAACCACCAAAGCTACAACCATAGCCTTTTAACTGCTGGACTACAAGCGGGAACATGCCTTGCAGCAGCCAACAGTTTCCTCAACCCGGTGCTCTATGTGTTCATGGGCAATGACTTCCAGCAGAGGTTTAAGACTTCCTTGCTTTCAAAGATGGAGAATGCCATGGGAGACGAAGGCCGCACCACCAGCCGGTATTTGTCCAGGTCCAGCTCTGTAGATGTAGGCAGGGCGTCGACACACATCTAA